The following are encoded together in the Arvicanthis niloticus isolate mArvNil1 chromosome 11, mArvNil1.pat.X, whole genome shotgun sequence genome:
- the Rock2 gene encoding rho-associated protein kinase 2 isoform X4: MSRPPPTGKMPGAPEAAPGDGAGAGRQRKLEALIRDPRSPINVESLLVRHKASQKVYAMKLLSKFEMIKRSDSAFFWEERDIMAFANSPWVVQLFCAFQDDRYLYMVMEYMPGGDLVNLMSNYDVPEKWAKFYTAEVVLALDAIHSMGLIHRDVKPDNMLLDKHGHLKLADFGTCMKMDETGMVHCDTAVGTPDYISPEVLKSQGGDGYYGRECDWWSVGVFLFEMLVGDTPFYADSLVGTYSKIMDHKNSLCFPEDTEISKHAKNLICAFLTDREVRLGRNGVEEIKQHPFFKNDQWNWDNIRETAAPVVPELSSDIDSSNFDDIEDDKGDVETFPIPKAFVGNQLPFIGFTYFRENLLLSDSSPCRENDAIQTRKSEESQEIQKKLYALEEHLSSEVQAKEELEQKCKSINTRLEKTAKELEEEITLRKNVESTLRQLEREKALLQHKNAEYQRKADHEADKKRNLENDVNSLKDQLEDLKKRNQNSQISTEKVNQLQKQLDEANALLRTESDTAARLRKTQAESSKQIQQLESNNRDLQDKNCLLETAKLKLEKEFINLQSALESERRDRTHGSEIINDLQGRISGLEEDLKTGKALLAKVELEKRQLQEKLTDLEKEKSNMEIDMTYQLKVIQQSLEQEEAEHKTTKARLADKNKIYESIEEAKSEAMKEMEKKLLEERSLKQKVENLLLEAEKRCSILDCDLKQSQQKLNELLKQKDVLNEDVRNLTLKIEQETQKRCLMQNDLKMQTQQVNTLKMSEKQIKQENNHLMEMKMNLEKQNAELRKERQDADGQMKELQDQLEAEQYFSTLYKTQVRELKEENEEKIKLCKELQQKKQDLQDERDSLAAQLEITLTKADSEQLARSIAEEQYSDLEKEKIMKELEIKEMMARHKQELTEKDSTIASLEETNRTLTSDVANLANEKEELNNKLKDTQEQLSKLKDEEISAAAIKAQFEKQLLNERTLKTQAVNKLAEIMNRKEPVKRGSDTDVRRKEKENRKLHMELKSEREKLTQQMIKYQKELNEMQAQIAEESQIRIELQMTLDSKDSDIEQLRSQLQALHIGMDSSSIGSGPGDAEPDDGFPVHITQSHTMESMSFTYQRSSTSLSIATKPSSSHTLLDSDSEEDSLPYLPSSSEPISTESRLEGWLSLPVRNNTKKFGWVKKYVIVSSKKILFYDSEQDKEQSNPYMVLDIDKLFHVRPVTQTDVYRADAKEIPRIFQILYANEGESKKEPEFPVEPVGEKSNYICHKGHEFIPTLYHFPTNCEACMKPLWHMFKPPPALECRRCHIKCHKDHMDKKEEIIAPCKVYYDISSAKNLLLLANSTEEQQKWVSRLVKKIPKKPPAPDPFARSSPRTSMKIQQNQSIRRPSRQLAPNKPRLLDLAFKDWDWSFDDVDGDDDGDDDVFDF; the protein is encoded by the exons GTTCGACATAAGGCATCACAGAAGGTTTATGCAATGAAGCTTCTTAGTAAATTTGAAATGATAAAAAGATCAGATTCTGCTTTTTTCTGGGAAGAAAGAGATATTATGGCCTTTGCTAACAGTCCCTGGGTAGTTCAG cTCTTTTGTGCCTTTCAAGATGACAGGTACCTGTACATGGTGATGGAATACATGCCAGGTGGAGACCTTGTTAACCTTATGAGTAATTATGATGTGCCTGAAAAATGGGCCAAGTTTTATACTGCTGAAGTAGTGCTTGCACTGGATGCAATACACTCCATGGGCTTAATACACCGAGATGTGAAGCCTGATAACATGCTATTGGATAAACATGGACATCTGAAATTAGCAGATTTTGGCACATGTATGAAAATGGATGAA acaggcatggtacatTGCGATACAGCAGTTGGAACTCCTGATTACATATCACCTGAGGTTCTGAAATCACAAGGAGGTGATGGTTACTATGGGCGAGAATGTGATTGGTGGTCTGTAGgtgttttcctttttgagatgTTAGTAG gGGATACTCCATTTTATGCAGATTCACTTGTAGGAACCTACAGCAAAATTATGGATCATAAAAATTCACTGTGTTTTCCTGAAGATACAGAAATATCTAAACATGCGAAGAATCTCATATGTGCCTTCTTAACAGACAG GGAGGTACGACTTGGAAGAAATGGGGTAGAAGAAATCAAACAGCATCCTTTCTTTAAGAATGATCAGTGGAATTGGGATAACATAAGAGAGA CGGCAGCTCCAGTGGTACCTGAGCTCAGCAGTGACATAGACAGCAGCAACTTTGACGACATTGAGGATGACAAAGGCGATGTAGAGACCTTCCCGATTCCTAAAGCTTTTGTGGGAAATCAGCTGCCTTTTATAGGATTTACCTACTTTAGAGAAAATTT GTTATTAAGTGACTCTTCACCTTGTAGAGAAAATGATGCAATACAAACAAGGAAAAGTGAa GAAAGTCAGGAG ATTCAGAAAAAATTATATGCACTAGAAGAACACCTTAGCAGTGAGGTGCAAGCCAAGGAGGAGCTGGAACAGAAGTGCAA ATCTATTAATACTCGCCTAGAGAAAACAGCAAAGGAGCTAGAAGAAGAG ATTACCTTAAGGAAAAATGTGGAATCGACATTAAGACAGCTGGAAAGAGAAAAGGCCCTTCTTCAGCACAAAAATGCAGAATATCAACGGAAAGCTGATCATGAAGCTGACAAGAAACGGAATTTGGAAAATGATG ttaaCAGCTTAAAAGATCAACTTGAAGATCTGAAGAAAAGGAACCAGAACTCTCAGATATCTACTGAGAAGGTCAATCAGCTCCAGAAACAA CTGGATGAAGCTAATGCTTTGctgagaacagagtctgataCTGCAGCACGGTTAAGAAAAACCCAGGCAGAAAGTTCCAAACAGATTCAGCAGCTGGAATCTAACAATAGAGATCTACAAGATAAAAACTGCCTGCTTGAGACTGCCAAGTTAAAACTTGAAAAGGAATTTATCAATCTTCAGTCAGCTCTAGAATCTGAAAGAAGGGACCGGACCCATGGATCAGAGATAATTAATGATTTACAAG GTAGAATATCTGGGTTGGAAGAAGATTTGAAGACTGGCAAAGCCTTACTTGCAAAAGTAGAGCTGGAGAAGAGACAGTTGCAGGAGAAGCTTACTGACTTAGAAAAG GAAAAGAGCAACATGGAAATAGATATGACATATCAACTGAAAGTTATACAGCAGAGTTTAGAACAAGAAGAAGCTGAACACAAGACCACAAAAGCACGGCTAGCAGATAAAAATAAGATCTATGAATCCATTGAAGAAGCTAAATCAGAAGCCATGAAAG AAATGGAGAAGAAGCTGTTGGAAGAGAGGTCTTTAAAGCAGAAAGTGGAGAACCTACTTCTAGAAGCCGAGAAAAGATGTTCTATATTGGATTGTGACCTCAAACAGTCTCAGCAGAAACTAAATGAGCTACTGAAGCAGAAAGACGTGCTAAATGAGGAT GTTAGAAATTTGACATTAAAAATAGAGCAGGAAACTCAGAAGCGTTGTCTTATGCAAAATGACCTGAAGATGCAGACCCAGCAAGTTAACACCCTAAAAATgtcagaaaagcaaataaaacaagaaaataatcatcttatggaaatgaaaatgaacttGGAAAAGCAAAATGCTGAACTTCGAAA AGAGCGGCAGGATGCAGATGGGCAGATGAAGGAACTGCAAGACCAACTTGAAGCAGAGCAATATTTCTCA ACCCTCTATAAAACACAAGTTAGagaacttaaagaagaaaatgaagagaagatTAAACTTTGTAAAGAGTTGCAGCAGAAGAAGCAGGATTTACAGGATGAAAG AGACTCTTTGGCTGCCCAGCTGGAGATTACCCTTACCAAAGCAGACTCTGAGCAGCTTGCTCGTTCCATTGCTGAGGAACAATATTCTGATTTGGAAAAAGAGAAGATCATGAAAGAGCTGGAGATCAAAGAGATGATGGCTAGACATAAACAAGAACTTACTGAAAAGGATTCTACAATTGCATCT CTTGAAGAAACAAATAGGACACTAACTAGTGATGTTGCAAATCTTGCAAACGAGAAAGAAGAATTAAACAACAAACTGAAAGATACCCAAGAAC AACTGTCAAAGTTGAAAGATGAAGAGATCAGTGCAGCAGCTATTAAAGCACAGTTTGAGAAGCAGCTGCTGAATGAGAGAACACTCAAGACTCAA gctgTGAATAAGTTGGCAGAGATCATGAATCGAAAAGAACCTGTCAAGCGTGGTAGTGACACAGATGTgcgaaggaaagagaaggaaaacagaaagctacaTATGGAGCTTAAGTCTGAACGTGAAAAATTGACACAACAGATGATCAAATATCAGAAAGAACTGAATGAAATGCAAGCT CAAATAGCTGAAGAGAGCCAAATTCGAATAGAACTCCAGATGACCCTGGACAGTAAAGATAGTGACATTGAACAGCTGCGGTCACAGCTCCAGGCCTTGCATATTGGTATGGACAGTTCCAGTATAGGCAGTGGACCAGGGGATGCTGAGCCTGATGATGGATTTCCAG TCCATATCACTCAGTCACACACTATGGAATCCATGTCCTTCACCTACCAGCGGTCCTCTACCTCTCTCAGTATTGCCACTAAGCCCTCCAGTTCTCACACGCTTCTTGACTCTGACTCTGAAGAAGATTCCTTGCCTTACTTACCTAGTTCGTCGGAGCCTATTAGTACAG AATCAAGATTAGAAGGATGGTTGTCATTGCCTGTGCGGAACAACACTAAAAAGTTTGGATGGGTTAAAAAG tATGTGATTGTAAGCAGCAAGAAGATTCTTTTTTATGACAGCGAACAAGATAAAGAGCAGTCTAACCCTTACATGGTGTTAGACATAGA CAAGCTATTTCACGTCCGACCTGTTACTCAGACAGATGTATACAGAGCAGATGCTAAAGAAATTCCAAGGATATTTCAG ATTCTATATGCTAATGAAGGAGAAAGTAAGAAGGAACCAGAATTTCCAGTGGAACCAGTGGGAGAAAAATCTAATTATATTTGCCACAAAGGACATGAGTTTATTCCTACTCTTTATCACTTCCCAACCAACTGTGAGGCATGTATGAAGCCACTATGGCACATGTTTAAACCTCCTCCTGCTCTAGAGTGCCGTAGGTGCCACATTAAATGTCATAAAGATCACATGGACAAAAAAGAAGAGATCATAGCTCCCTGCAAAG TTTATTATGATATATCGTCGGCAAAGAATCTGTTGTTATTAGCAAATTCAACAGAAGAACAGCAGAAATGGGTTAGTCGGTTGGTGAAAAAAATACCTAAAAAGCCTCCAGCTCCAGACCCTTTTGCCCGATCATCCCCTAGAACCTCaatgaaaatacaacaaaaccagTCCATTCGACGGCCCAGTCGACAGCTTGCTCCAAACAAACCaag ATTGCTTGATTTGGCATTTAAAGACTGGGATTGGTCTTTTGATGatgttgatggtgatgatgatggtgatgacgatGTTTTTgatttctga
- the Rock2 gene encoding rho-associated protein kinase 2 isoform X2: protein MSRPPPTGKMPGAPEAAPGDGAGAGRQRKLEALIRDPRSPINVESLLDGLNSLVLDLDFPALRKNKNIDNFLNRYEKIVKKIRGLQMKAEDYDVVKVIGRGAFGEVQLVRHKASQKVYAMKLLSKFEMIKRSDSAFFWEERDIMAFANSPWVVQLFCAFQDDRYLYMVMEYMPGGDLVNLMSNYDVPEKWAKFYTAEVVLALDAIHSMGLIHRDVKPDNMLLDKHGHLKLADFGTCMKMDETGMVHCDTAVGTPDYISPEVLKSQGGDGYYGRECDWWSVGVFLFEMLVGDTPFYADSLVGTYSKIMDHKNSLCFPEDTEISKHAKNLICAFLTDREVRLGRNGVEEIKQHPFFKNDQWNWDNIRETAAPVVPELSSDIDSSNFDDIEDDKGDVETFPIPKAFVGNQLPFIGFTYFRENLLLSDSSPCRENDAIQTRKSEESQEIQKKLYALEEHLSSEVQAKEELEQKCKSINTRLEKTAKELEEEITLRKNVESTLRQLEREKALLQHKNAEYQRKADHEADKKRNLENDVNSLKDQLEDLKKRNQNSQISTEKVNQLQKQLDEANALLRTESDTAARLRKTQAESSKQIQQLESNNRDLQDKNCLLETAKLKLEKEFINLQSALESERRDRTHGSEIINDLQGRISGLEEDLKTGKALLAKVELEKRQLQEKLTDLEKEKSNMEIDMTYQLKVIQQSLEQEEAEHKTTKARLADKNKIYESIEEAKSEAMKEMEKKLLEERSLKQKVENLLLEAEKRCSILDCDLKQSQQKLNELLKQKDVLNEDVRNLTLKIEQETQKRCLMQNDLKMQTQQVNTLKMSEKQIKQENNHLMEMKMNLEKQNAELRKERQDADGQMKELQDQLEAEQYFSTLYKTQVRELKEENEEKIKLCKELQQKKQDLQDERDSLAAQLEITLTKADSEQLARSIAEEQYSDLEKEKIMKELEIKEMMARHKQELTEKDSTIASLEETNRTLTSDVANLANEKEELNNKLKDTQEQLSKLKDEEISAAAIKAQFEKQLLNERTLKTQAVNKLAEIMNRKEPVKRGSDTDVRRKEKENRKLHMELKSEREKLTQQMIKYQKELNEMQAQIAEESQIRIELQMTLDSKDSDIEQLRSQLQALHIGMDSSSIGSGPGDAEPDDGFPVHITQSHTMESMSFTYQRSSTSLSIATKPSSSHTLLDSDSEEDSLPYLPSSSEPISTESRLEGWLSLPVRNNTKKFGWVKKYVIVSSKKILFYDSEQDKEQSNPYMVLDIDKLFHVRPVTQTDVYRADAKEIPRIFQILYANEGESKKEPEFPVEPVGEKSNYICHKGHEFIPTLYHFPTNCEACMKPLWHMFKPPPALECRRCHIKCHKDHMDKKEEIIAPCKVYYDISSAKNLLLLANSTEEQQKWVSRLVKKIPKKPPAPDPFARSSPRTSMKIQQNQSIRRPSRQLAPNKPS from the exons GTTCGACATAAGGCATCACAGAAGGTTTATGCAATGAAGCTTCTTAGTAAATTTGAAATGATAAAAAGATCAGATTCTGCTTTTTTCTGGGAAGAAAGAGATATTATGGCCTTTGCTAACAGTCCCTGGGTAGTTCAG cTCTTTTGTGCCTTTCAAGATGACAGGTACCTGTACATGGTGATGGAATACATGCCAGGTGGAGACCTTGTTAACCTTATGAGTAATTATGATGTGCCTGAAAAATGGGCCAAGTTTTATACTGCTGAAGTAGTGCTTGCACTGGATGCAATACACTCCATGGGCTTAATACACCGAGATGTGAAGCCTGATAACATGCTATTGGATAAACATGGACATCTGAAATTAGCAGATTTTGGCACATGTATGAAAATGGATGAA acaggcatggtacatTGCGATACAGCAGTTGGAACTCCTGATTACATATCACCTGAGGTTCTGAAATCACAAGGAGGTGATGGTTACTATGGGCGAGAATGTGATTGGTGGTCTGTAGgtgttttcctttttgagatgTTAGTAG gGGATACTCCATTTTATGCAGATTCACTTGTAGGAACCTACAGCAAAATTATGGATCATAAAAATTCACTGTGTTTTCCTGAAGATACAGAAATATCTAAACATGCGAAGAATCTCATATGTGCCTTCTTAACAGACAG GGAGGTACGACTTGGAAGAAATGGGGTAGAAGAAATCAAACAGCATCCTTTCTTTAAGAATGATCAGTGGAATTGGGATAACATAAGAGAGA CGGCAGCTCCAGTGGTACCTGAGCTCAGCAGTGACATAGACAGCAGCAACTTTGACGACATTGAGGATGACAAAGGCGATGTAGAGACCTTCCCGATTCCTAAAGCTTTTGTGGGAAATCAGCTGCCTTTTATAGGATTTACCTACTTTAGAGAAAATTT GTTATTAAGTGACTCTTCACCTTGTAGAGAAAATGATGCAATACAAACAAGGAAAAGTGAa GAAAGTCAGGAG ATTCAGAAAAAATTATATGCACTAGAAGAACACCTTAGCAGTGAGGTGCAAGCCAAGGAGGAGCTGGAACAGAAGTGCAA ATCTATTAATACTCGCCTAGAGAAAACAGCAAAGGAGCTAGAAGAAGAG ATTACCTTAAGGAAAAATGTGGAATCGACATTAAGACAGCTGGAAAGAGAAAAGGCCCTTCTTCAGCACAAAAATGCAGAATATCAACGGAAAGCTGATCATGAAGCTGACAAGAAACGGAATTTGGAAAATGATG ttaaCAGCTTAAAAGATCAACTTGAAGATCTGAAGAAAAGGAACCAGAACTCTCAGATATCTACTGAGAAGGTCAATCAGCTCCAGAAACAA CTGGATGAAGCTAATGCTTTGctgagaacagagtctgataCTGCAGCACGGTTAAGAAAAACCCAGGCAGAAAGTTCCAAACAGATTCAGCAGCTGGAATCTAACAATAGAGATCTACAAGATAAAAACTGCCTGCTTGAGACTGCCAAGTTAAAACTTGAAAAGGAATTTATCAATCTTCAGTCAGCTCTAGAATCTGAAAGAAGGGACCGGACCCATGGATCAGAGATAATTAATGATTTACAAG GTAGAATATCTGGGTTGGAAGAAGATTTGAAGACTGGCAAAGCCTTACTTGCAAAAGTAGAGCTGGAGAAGAGACAGTTGCAGGAGAAGCTTACTGACTTAGAAAAG GAAAAGAGCAACATGGAAATAGATATGACATATCAACTGAAAGTTATACAGCAGAGTTTAGAACAAGAAGAAGCTGAACACAAGACCACAAAAGCACGGCTAGCAGATAAAAATAAGATCTATGAATCCATTGAAGAAGCTAAATCAGAAGCCATGAAAG AAATGGAGAAGAAGCTGTTGGAAGAGAGGTCTTTAAAGCAGAAAGTGGAGAACCTACTTCTAGAAGCCGAGAAAAGATGTTCTATATTGGATTGTGACCTCAAACAGTCTCAGCAGAAACTAAATGAGCTACTGAAGCAGAAAGACGTGCTAAATGAGGAT GTTAGAAATTTGACATTAAAAATAGAGCAGGAAACTCAGAAGCGTTGTCTTATGCAAAATGACCTGAAGATGCAGACCCAGCAAGTTAACACCCTAAAAATgtcagaaaagcaaataaaacaagaaaataatcatcttatggaaatgaaaatgaacttGGAAAAGCAAAATGCTGAACTTCGAAA AGAGCGGCAGGATGCAGATGGGCAGATGAAGGAACTGCAAGACCAACTTGAAGCAGAGCAATATTTCTCA ACCCTCTATAAAACACAAGTTAGagaacttaaagaagaaaatgaagagaagatTAAACTTTGTAAAGAGTTGCAGCAGAAGAAGCAGGATTTACAGGATGAAAG AGACTCTTTGGCTGCCCAGCTGGAGATTACCCTTACCAAAGCAGACTCTGAGCAGCTTGCTCGTTCCATTGCTGAGGAACAATATTCTGATTTGGAAAAAGAGAAGATCATGAAAGAGCTGGAGATCAAAGAGATGATGGCTAGACATAAACAAGAACTTACTGAAAAGGATTCTACAATTGCATCT CTTGAAGAAACAAATAGGACACTAACTAGTGATGTTGCAAATCTTGCAAACGAGAAAGAAGAATTAAACAACAAACTGAAAGATACCCAAGAAC AACTGTCAAAGTTGAAAGATGAAGAGATCAGTGCAGCAGCTATTAAAGCACAGTTTGAGAAGCAGCTGCTGAATGAGAGAACACTCAAGACTCAA gctgTGAATAAGTTGGCAGAGATCATGAATCGAAAAGAACCTGTCAAGCGTGGTAGTGACACAGATGTgcgaaggaaagagaaggaaaacagaaagctacaTATGGAGCTTAAGTCTGAACGTGAAAAATTGACACAACAGATGATCAAATATCAGAAAGAACTGAATGAAATGCAAGCT CAAATAGCTGAAGAGAGCCAAATTCGAATAGAACTCCAGATGACCCTGGACAGTAAAGATAGTGACATTGAACAGCTGCGGTCACAGCTCCAGGCCTTGCATATTGGTATGGACAGTTCCAGTATAGGCAGTGGACCAGGGGATGCTGAGCCTGATGATGGATTTCCAG TCCATATCACTCAGTCACACACTATGGAATCCATGTCCTTCACCTACCAGCGGTCCTCTACCTCTCTCAGTATTGCCACTAAGCCCTCCAGTTCTCACACGCTTCTTGACTCTGACTCTGAAGAAGATTCCTTGCCTTACTTACCTAGTTCGTCGGAGCCTATTAGTACAG AATCAAGATTAGAAGGATGGTTGTCATTGCCTGTGCGGAACAACACTAAAAAGTTTGGATGGGTTAAAAAG tATGTGATTGTAAGCAGCAAGAAGATTCTTTTTTATGACAGCGAACAAGATAAAGAGCAGTCTAACCCTTACATGGTGTTAGACATAGA CAAGCTATTTCACGTCCGACCTGTTACTCAGACAGATGTATACAGAGCAGATGCTAAAGAAATTCCAAGGATATTTCAG ATTCTATATGCTAATGAAGGAGAAAGTAAGAAGGAACCAGAATTTCCAGTGGAACCAGTGGGAGAAAAATCTAATTATATTTGCCACAAAGGACATGAGTTTATTCCTACTCTTTATCACTTCCCAACCAACTGTGAGGCATGTATGAAGCCACTATGGCACATGTTTAAACCTCCTCCTGCTCTAGAGTGCCGTAGGTGCCACATTAAATGTCATAAAGATCACATGGACAAAAAAGAAGAGATCATAGCTCCCTGCAAAG TTTATTATGATATATCGTCGGCAAAGAATCTGTTGTTATTAGCAAATTCAACAGAAGAACAGCAGAAATGGGTTAGTCGGTTGGTGAAAAAAATACCTAAAAAGCCTCCAGCTCCAGACCCTTTTGCCCGATCATCCCCTAGAACCTCaatgaaaatacaacaaaaccagTCCATTCGACGGCCCAGTCGACAGCTTGCTCCAAACAAACCaag